GCGCCGGAAACCGCCGGGTGGCAATCCTGACCGCCGACCGCGACCTTCGAGCCATGGACCGCATCCGCCATGCGGTCGAGCAGGGTGGTCGGCGGGCACAGCAGGATGTCGACACCCGGTGCGGGATGGGTAGCAGCCAGCGCAACGGCTTCGCCCAGCGATCCGCTCAGCCCGTTCATCTTCCAGTTCCCAGCCGCCAGCTTCCTGCGCATGCGTTCGCTCCTCGCCAATGATGATGATTCCGGCCTTCCTAGGCGATTTCCCGGCCGGGAGGAACGGCCCTTTTCCACGCAGGTTCCACGCGGGGGGCCGGGACAGGCGCGCGTGCCGCCTCAGGCGGTCGCGGGGCCTTCCTGGGGGTCGTCGGCGTCGCGGAACTTGATCGATTCGCCGCAACCGCAGGCATCGACCACGTTGGGGTTGCGGAACTTGAACCCCGATTCCAGCAGCGAGACCTCGTAATCGATCTCGGTGCCGAACAGGAACATCTGCGCCATCGGCGCGATCGCCACCCGGGCGCCGTCCTGTTCGACGATCTCGTCCATCGGGTCGAGCTCGGCGACGTAGTCCATGGTGTATTCCATGCCCGCGCAGCCGCCCTTCTTGACACCGATGCGCAGGCCCTGGGCCCGCTCCTGTTGCATCAGCCGGGCGACTTCTGCCGCCGCGGCGGGGGTGAGGCTGACTGCCTGCTTTCCGGGAATGGCGAACATTTCGTACCTCGTTTCTGCTGTGCGAAGGGTAGGGCGCGGCGCCCGTCTCGCAAGGGCCGCCACGCGCGCGCCGCCGCCCCTGGCCGTCCCTTACATGAAGCCGAGTTCGAGCCGCGCCTCGTCGGACATCATGTCCATGCCCCAGGGCGGATCCCAGGTGATGTCGACATCGACCCGCTTGACCCCGGGCAGCGGCTCGACCGCCTCCTGCAGCCAGCCGGGCATGTCGCCTGCCACCGGACAGCCGGGCGCGGTCAGGGTCATGGTCAGGTGAACGACGTTCTCGGCGTCTATGGTGATCGTGTAGATCAATCCCAGGTCGTAGACATTGACCGGAATTTCCGGGTCGTACACGCTGCGGCAGGCCTCGACGACCTGATCGTAAAGCGGGTGGTCGGTGGTCGAGGGCTCGATGAGCGGCGTGCCTTCAAGTTTTCCCTGCGGCTCGGTCATGGCTGCTCCTGTAAATCCTAGCAATTATATAAGGAATGCGAAAACCGCCGTCCAGAGGGGGAATCGGCGGATTGGCGCGCCGGTTCCGGGCCGAAAACCGGGTTGGTTTCATCGGAAATCCTTCCGCCGCAAGCAGGCGCGGGGCGTCCAGGGGCCGCCCCCATGGGCTGACTGCCTTCGGCGCGCGCGCCGTTCGCACAGAGAGCAATGCCGACAGGTGGGCTGTTTCCGGAGCGCGGGGCCTTGGCTTGTCCCCGACGCGTCGTACCGCTTCATCACAAGGTTGATGCCCCGGGCAGGAGGGAGATCCGAGCCTGCGGCGTCTCTGTGCCGCAGGGGTGACGGGCCGGTGCGTCGCGGGTGCGTCGC
The genomic region above belongs to Rhodovulum sulfidophilum DSM 1374 and contains:
- a CDS encoding HesB/IscA family protein is translated as MFAIPGKQAVSLTPAAAAEVARLMQQERAQGLRIGVKKGGCAGMEYTMDYVAELDPMDEIVEQDGARVAIAPMAQMFLFGTEIDYEVSLLESGFKFRNPNVVDACGCGESIKFRDADDPQEGPATA
- a CDS encoding SUF system Fe-S cluster assembly protein, with amino-acid sequence MTEPQGKLEGTPLIEPSTTDHPLYDQVVEACRSVYDPEIPVNVYDLGLIYTITIDAENVVHLTMTLTAPGCPVAGDMPGWLQEAVEPLPGVKRVDVDITWDPPWGMDMMSDEARLELGFM